A stretch of the Massilia sp. W12 genome encodes the following:
- a CDS encoding chemotaxis protein CheC: MFNLSEIEHDALVEIFNIGVGHAAASMSSIVNEEVTMSVPSIRFVNRAEAALMLVNNEPRRICGISQFYSGAFSTEAILMFPEDKSLEIVRLMVGELVPLKELTEMEQEAMSEIGNIILNSCVGTLANIFGQELEGSLPAYHVGTSEDILGAAGEQADAVVLMLHIDFVLEKHQIHGYVAFILDVSALHDLQFQVNRYLQGIVGAT; encoded by the coding sequence ATGTTCAACTTAAGCGAAATCGAACACGATGCGCTGGTCGAAATCTTCAATATTGGAGTCGGCCACGCTGCGGCCTCGATGAGCAGCATCGTCAATGAAGAAGTGACGATGTCGGTGCCGTCGATCCGTTTCGTCAACCGGGCCGAAGCCGCGCTGATGCTGGTCAATAATGAACCGCGCAGAATTTGCGGCATCAGTCAGTTTTATTCCGGCGCCTTTTCCACCGAAGCGATTTTGATGTTTCCGGAAGATAAAAGCCTGGAAATCGTGCGTCTGATGGTGGGTGAGCTGGTGCCGCTCAAAGAGCTGACCGAGATGGAACAGGAGGCGATGAGCGAAATCGGCAACATCATCCTGAATTCCTGCGTCGGCACACTGGCCAATATTTTCGGACAAGAGCTGGAAGGCTCATTGCCGGCCTACCATGTCGGCACCAGCGAAGATATTCTCGGCGCCGCCGGTGAGCAGGCCGATGCCGTGGTGTTGATGCTGCACATTGATTTTGTGCTGGAAAAACATCAAATCCACGGCTATGTCGCCTTCATTCTTGATGTTTCGGCTTTGCATGACTTGCAATTCCAGGTGAACCGGTATTTGCAAGGGATCGTGGGAGCAACGTGA
- the rpiA gene encoding ribose-5-phosphate isomerase RpiA, giving the protein MTQDEMKQAVARAAIQFVVEGEIIGVGTGSTANFFIDELGKIRDRIRGAVASSEATASRLRGHGIEVLDLNQVSSIPVYIDGADEIDASGAMIKGGGAALTREKIVASVAQRFICIADASKLVQTLGKFPLPVEVIPMAAQAVARSLQAEGGHALLRMRDGAPLVTDNGCHILDVSGLSITDPVALESRINQIPGVVTVGLFARQGASVCLLGHADHVQELRFA; this is encoded by the coding sequence ATGACGCAAGATGAAATGAAACAGGCAGTGGCGCGCGCCGCCATCCAATTTGTGGTCGAAGGCGAAATCATCGGGGTCGGCACCGGCTCCACCGCCAATTTTTTCATTGACGAATTAGGCAAAATCCGTGACCGCATCCGTGGCGCTGTCGCTTCCTCTGAAGCCACCGCCAGCCGTCTGCGCGGGCATGGCATCGAGGTGCTGGATTTAAATCAGGTCAGCAGCATTCCGGTGTATATCGACGGGGCCGATGAAATCGACGCCAGCGGCGCCATGATCAAAGGCGGCGGGGCCGCGCTGACGCGGGAAAAAATTGTGGCGTCCGTGGCGCAGCGTTTCATCTGTATCGCCGACGCCTCAAAACTGGTGCAGACCCTGGGCAAATTCCCCTTGCCGGTGGAAGTGATTCCGATGGCGGCGCAAGCGGTGGCGCGCAGCCTGCAGGCCGAAGGCGGCCATGCGCTTTTGCGCATGCGCGACGGCGCCCCGCTGGTGACCGACAATGGCTGCCATATTCTGGATGTGTCGGGCCTGAGCATCACCGATCCGGTGGCGCTGGAGTCGCGCATCAATCAAATCCCCGGCGTGGTCACGGTCGGTCTGTTTGCGCGCCAGGGCGCATCGGTCTGCCTGCTTGGTCATGCTGACCATGTGCAGGAATTGCGTTTCGCATGA
- a CDS encoding response regulator — MDDTRKVLVVDDSRVSRLMSRQFILSLRPGWQVEEAATGEDALQRVSEYTPDLVLMDVNMPGMGGLAAAEKLRQLHPDCRITLLTANVQDATRNKAIALGVGFVEKPITEARIREVVDSLGSQPCST; from the coding sequence ATGGACGATACCAGAAAAGTGCTTGTGGTCGATGACAGCCGGGTGTCCCGGCTGATGTCCCGCCAATTCATCCTCAGTTTGCGGCCAGGCTGGCAGGTGGAAGAAGCCGCCACCGGCGAAGACGCCTTGCAAAGAGTGAGTGAATATACCCCTGATCTTGTTTTGATGGATGTGAATATGCCAGGCATGGGCGGCCTGGCGGCGGCGGAAAAGCTGCGTCAATTGCATCCCGACTGTCGCATTACGCTATTGACCGCGAACGTGCAGGACGCCACCCGCAACAAAGCTATTGCGCTGGGCGTGGGCTTTGTCGAAAAACCGATCACGGAGGCGCGCATCCGTGAAGTGGTGGACAGTCTGGGAAGCCAGCCATGTTCAACTTAA
- a CDS encoding Ca2+-dependent phosphoinositide-specific phospholipase C has product MRQFRLPAVSSTRLMQLAMLAAISLPAQAQQACSIAVASAQDRYHEIMQPTCHNCYENAVARAMGANTLLQVLDKVKNIEIDFWDTRDALFGGSAGRWFVRHNPGTLFQSGNDNVCSGNGQGTNDLAACLTDVKKWSEAHPAHAPITIFLDKKQAWSGSNEGRRPADLDRLLANIFGAKLYTPKQMQQNYASLRQAAQAGAWPAMSQLQGRIIVVLNGGQLFNHNDTQNTYLSERGQDALAFVGPDADEPNDIFGAPNQFSDKNAQQVVFYNLSAKTNDGKSYELAKLMRANNYVSRLWGGEAIDKCTMRSNCVNDIALYKWNEGACNGVQYGKLKQP; this is encoded by the coding sequence ATGCGTCAATTCCGTTTGCCTGCTGTCTCTTCCACCCGCCTCATGCAACTTGCCATGCTGGCCGCCATCAGCCTGCCGGCGCAGGCGCAGCAAGCATGCAGCATTGCCGTCGCCAGCGCGCAAGACCGTTACCACGAAATCATGCAGCCGACCTGCCACAACTGCTATGAAAACGCAGTTGCGCGCGCGATGGGCGCGAATACGCTGCTGCAAGTGCTGGATAAAGTCAAAAATATTGAAATCGATTTCTGGGATACGCGCGACGCCTTGTTTGGCGGCAGCGCCGGGCGCTGGTTTGTGCGACACAATCCGGGCACGCTGTTCCAATCCGGCAATGACAATGTGTGCAGCGGCAATGGCCAGGGCACAAATGATCTGGCGGCCTGCTTAACGGATGTCAAAAAATGGAGTGAGGCGCACCCTGCGCACGCGCCGATCACAATTTTCCTGGATAAAAAACAAGCCTGGTCGGGCAGCAATGAAGGCCGGCGCCCGGCTGATCTGGATCGCCTGCTGGCGAATATTTTCGGGGCCAAACTGTATACCCCGAAGCAGATGCAACAGAATTACGCCAGCCTGCGCCAGGCCGCTCAGGCCGGCGCCTGGCCTGCCATGTCCCAATTGCAGGGACGCATCATTGTCGTCCTGAATGGCGGTCAGCTGTTTAATCACAATGACACGCAAAACACCTATTTGAGCGAACGTGGTCAGGACGCGCTGGCCTTTGTCGGCCCGGACGCGGATGAACCGAATGACATCTTCGGCGCACCGAATCAGTTTTCTGACAAAAATGCGCAGCAGGTGGTGTTTTACAACCTGTCCGCCAAGACCAATGATGGCAAATCTTATGAATTGGCCAAACTCATGCGCGCGAACAACTACGTCTCCCGCTTATGGGGCGGCGAAGCGATAGACAAATGCACAATGCGCAGCAATTGCGTGAATGATATTGCGCTCTACAAGTGGAATGAGGGCGCTTGCAATGGGGTGCAGTATGGCAAGTTGAAGCAGCCTTGA
- a CDS encoding diguanylate cyclase: MRKKYYSPSTVAGMAECVLQAINIGTVVLDQEHLVVLWNRWMEKHSGVRAEEILGLNLFDFFPDLRNSRVESAVEQALHNNFPSLLSQTLNKAPFALYTNASDAAASNRMQQAVAVIPIEAEDHNRRCLIQISDVSVAVARERQLREQALVLRSQTFSDGLTGIANRRHFDVSIDKEFRRAKRTGIPISLLMIDIDYFKAFNDHYGHQRGDDCLIQVAGALGSVLHRPADLVARYGGEEFAVILPDNHAESACMIATAMRQKVEALGLEHAQSRNPSKVVTISIGVAASVPQHHHEAAGLIQEADRALYEAKRLGRNQVVLAGSDCVSQSA; the protein is encoded by the coding sequence GTGAGAAAAAAGTATTACAGCCCCAGTACTGTCGCCGGGATGGCCGAATGCGTATTGCAGGCCATCAATATCGGCACGGTTGTGCTCGACCAGGAGCATCTGGTGGTATTGTGGAATCGCTGGATGGAAAAACATTCCGGCGTGCGCGCAGAAGAAATTCTGGGCTTGAATCTGTTTGACTTTTTTCCCGATCTGCGCAACTCACGCGTTGAAAGTGCGGTGGAGCAGGCGCTGCACAATAATTTTCCTTCCTTACTGTCGCAAACTTTGAACAAGGCGCCGTTCGCGCTGTACACCAACGCCAGCGACGCCGCCGCCAGCAATCGCATGCAGCAGGCAGTGGCGGTAATCCCGATTGAAGCGGAAGACCATAACCGGCGCTGTCTGATCCAGATTTCCGACGTCTCGGTGGCGGTGGCGCGCGAGCGCCAATTGCGCGAACAGGCGCTGGTCTTGCGTTCGCAGACTTTTTCAGATGGCCTGACCGGAATCGCCAACCGGCGCCATTTTGATGTCAGTATCGACAAAGAATTCCGCCGCGCCAAGCGCACCGGGATTCCGATTTCGCTGTTGATGATAGACATTGATTATTTCAAAGCCTTCAATGACCATTACGGCCACCAGCGCGGCGATGACTGCTTAATCCAGGTCGCCGGCGCGCTTGGCAGCGTATTGCACCGGCCTGCCGATCTGGTGGCGCGTTATGGCGGTGAAGAATTCGCCGTGATTTTGCCTGACAATCATGCCGAATCGGCCTGCATGATCGCCACTGCGATGCGGCAGAAAGTCGAAGCGCTCGGCCTGGAGCACGCACAAAGCCGCAATCCTTCCAAAGTGGTGACGATTTCCATCGGCGTCGCCGCCAGCGTGCCGCAACACCATCATGAAGCGGCAGGCTTGATTCAAGAAGCCGACCGCGCACTGTACGAAGCCAAACGCCTGGGCCGGAATCAGGTGGTGTTGGCCGGAAGCGATTGCGTCAGCCAATCGGCATAA